GGCCAGGCGGGTGTCGGCGCAGCCGTCACGCCAGCCAGCGTCGGCGCAGCCGTCAGGCCGGGCGGCGCAGGGTCGCCTCGGTCTGCTCGTCGGCCGGGAAGAACAGCTCGATTGACAGGTCCGACAGGGTGACGTCCAGCGGGGTGCCGAACGTGCTCAGCAGGGTGAACATCGACAGTTCCGCGCCGGCGTGTTCCAGTCGCCAGGACAGGACCGGGTCGTCGGCTTCGTCCGACGACAGGTGGCGCCAGGTCTGGCGTTCGGGAATGGCGGGCCAGGTCGCGACCTCGTCAGCGAGGGCGGCGAGGCCGGGGTCCTGGGTGCGCACGACCGCGCGGTCGAGGCGGCGCAGCAGGTAGGCGGACCATTCGGGAAAGTTGCGGGTGCGGCCCGCGAATCCCGCCGGGTGCAGGGCCATCCGGAAGATGTTGGCCGGCTCGCCGCGCACGTCTTCCGGGATGCCGGCGACGAGCCGGCGCGCAGCGCGGTTGCTGAGCAGCACGTTCCAGTGCCCGTCGATCGCGAGACCGGGGAACGGGTCGTGCGCGTCCAGCAGCGCCTGCAACGAGGTGCGCACGCGAGAAAGCGCCGGGCCGGTCAGCGGTGACTCCGGATAGCGCGGTGCGTATCCGGCCGCCAGCAGCCAGTCGTTGCGTTCCCGCAGCGGCAGGTCGAGATGCTCGGCGATCTTGATCAGCAGGCCCGGGCTCGGCTTCGACTTGCCCAGTTCGACAAAGCTCAGGTGGCGGGGTGAGACGCCGATCTCGTAGGCCAGGTCCAACTGGCTGCGTCTGGCCAGTCCCCGTTGCTGGCGGATCAGCTCGCCGACGTTCGCTGTTGTCACGTTATGTCACCATAGCCGGCCGGTGCGAGCCGGAACGAGTACCTGCCAGGTATTCGCATTCGCGTCTCCCGAGCGGGCACGCTGGCGACGGGCCTACGAACACGAGAGCAAGGGGAAACGGTGACCGCTTCTGTCCTCCAGTTGCTGCGCGACCGCAAGAAACAGGGAAGTACTCCCGGCCAGCGCGGCGACGACGCCCGCCTGGTGCTGCTGATCGAAGGGGGAAGCTCCCGTGGTGCCTACTCGAGCGGCATGACGATCGCCATCGAACAACTCGGGCTGTTGCCGATGTTCGACGCGGTCTACGGCAGCTCCGCGGGCGCGCTGAACGCGGCCTGGCTGCTCTGCGGTAGGGCCGAGAGCACGAAGCACGCGTGGTGGGACCCGATCGTCATGCGGACCACCATCGACCCCCGGCGCGCGCTGAGCCGCCGGCCGGTCGTGGACACCCGTTTTTTGATCCACACCGTCTACACCGAGATCATGCCGATGGGCTTCCAGGAGATCCTCGACAGCACCGTCGAGTTCCACCCGGTCGCCACCGACGCCCGCACCGGCCGGGCCGTCGACCTGCACGACCAGATCCGTGACCAGGCCAGCCTTCAGGCCGCCCTGCGCGCGTCGACCGCGATGCCCCTGCTGGCCGGGGAACCGGTCGAGATCGACGGGCGGACGTACGTCGACGCCGGGCTGAGCGAGGCGGTCCCGGTGCGCACGGCCCTCGCCGGGCAGGCCACGCACATCGTCGCGCTGCGCACCCGGCGCACGGACGAAACCTCTTCGGCTCCCTCCCGCGGCGAACGCCTGCTGTTGTCGCGCTGGTTCGCCCGGCGCGCACCAGGAGCCGCCGATACCTGGCTGCGCCGCGCGACCCTGCGGGCCGAGGAAGAGCGGCTTCTCGCCGCGCACCCCGCGACCCTGCAGATCCGCCCACCGATCGGCAGCGCCAACATCGGCCGCACCGAACGCCGCCCGGACCCGCTGCGCGCGGCCGTCGAAACCGGCCGCCAGGCGGCGCTTAACGCGCTGGGTTGCACCGACGACGCGATGACCGTCGCGCCGGGTTGACCCCTCAGGCGCCGTCCGCCCGCGGAAGCGCCGGGTCGAACCAGTCGCGCAGGTCTTCGGCGGTCGGGGTTTGACCGCCCAGGCACCTTCCGCCCGCGGAAGCGCCACGTCGAGCCAGTCACGCAGGTCTTCGGCGGTCGGCGTTTGACCGCCCAGGCACCTTCTGCCTGCGGACGCCAGTTCGAACCAGTCACGGAGGTTTTCGGCGGGTCGGGGATTTAGTCGGTCAGGCGCCTTCGGCCCGCTGAAGGGCCACGTCGAACCAGTCGCGCAGGTCTTCCGCGGTCGGGGGTTTGGCCGGACGGGTGGGGTCGGGAACGCGCACCCGGTAGACCTTCGCCGCGAGCGGGATCACCGCGGTGACCGGCTCGAGTTCGGGGCCGCGCCCGGCCAGCACCGGCTGGCCTTCGTGCGGGTAGCCGCGGTCTGGGCCGTGTCCCACGCGCCAGGTCAGGTCGGGCACCGCGCGGCGCAGGCACTCCAGGGCGTAGAAGGAGATCGCGTCGATCAGGGCGAGTGACTCGTCGGACCAGACGTGTGGGGCTAGGAAGAGGCTGCGGCCGAACCACATCGGCAGGTCGGCGTCGGTCGGGCGTTGGTAGGCGCTGCCGTTGGCGAGGAAGACCTTTTCCTTGGGAGCATCGGCGGCCCGGGGCTCGAGCCGACCGGTCGCCCACTGCCACAACGGGACCAGGCTCTCGCGGGAAAAGTCGAGCCGCAACGGGGTTCCCGCCGCCGCGGCGTGGTCGCGCAGCCAGGCGAGCCGGTCGTCGCCGGCGGCCAGGTAGCGGTGCAGGTAGTCCTCATCGGACTCCGCCCGTGTCGCGGGGGGCGCCCCGACCGAAGGCACCGAGATCAGGTCGAGCAGCTCGTCGAGCGGGGCCCCGGTGACGTCGCCTTCTTCGATGATGAGCCGGCCGCCGCTGGCGTTGGCCAGGTCTCGCAGCACTTCGAGGACCGGCGCCGCCTCGTCGCGGTAGGCATCCGCCGGGCGGTTGGGAAAGCTGTCCCAGATCGAGACCTCGAGCTGCCCGACCCCCGTGCGGCCGGGGTAGACGAACCATTGCGTGCCGACGCGCTCGCCGTCCCAGGACAGCTCGGCGTATTCACCCGACGGGACCAGGGCGTGCAGATCGGGATCGTCGCCGAGCAGCCTGCTGAGCAGGGCGACCGTGGTCGCCCTGCTCAGCTCGGTCCCGGACGGGACCACCCCCATGGTCAGACTCACAGTGTTGGCTAGCTTATCGGGTGAATCGTGAACGGAATGTTGTTGAGCTTCAGGCATTCGAGCACGTTGGGCGCGATGCCGATGCTGTGGTAGCGGTCGTGCGCGATGAAGTGCCAGTGCACGCCCTTGATGTTGGGCTTGCCCGGCGTGCTGCCGTCTTGCCCGTGCACGGCTTTGCCCTCGGGCGTGAGCATCCAGGCGTCCTTGCGGCACTCGTCGATCATGCTGCTCCAGGTCGGGACACCGGTCTTGACCTCGTGCAGGACGAGCTCGCCATCGACCGGGTCGACCTCGGCGCAGTCGGCGACGCGCTTGATCGACCTGGGCCGCGGG
This genomic interval from Asanoa ferruginea contains the following:
- a CDS encoding helix-turn-helix domain-containing protein, whose translation is MTTANVGELIRQQRGLARRSQLDLAYEIGVSPRHLSFVELGKSKPSPGLLIKIAEHLDLPLRERNDWLLAAGYAPRYPESPLTGPALSRVRTSLQALLDAHDPFPGLAIDGHWNVLLSNRAARRLVAGIPEDVRGEPANIFRMALHPAGFAGRTRNFPEWSAYLLRRLDRAVVRTQDPGLAALADEVATWPAIPERQTWRHLSSDEADDPVLSWRLEHAGAELSMFTLLSTFGTPLDVTLSDLSIELFFPADEQTEATLRRPA
- a CDS encoding patatin-like phospholipase family protein, which translates into the protein MTASVLQLLRDRKKQGSTPGQRGDDARLVLLIEGGSSRGAYSSGMTIAIEQLGLLPMFDAVYGSSAGALNAAWLLCGRAESTKHAWWDPIVMRTTIDPRRALSRRPVVDTRFLIHTVYTEIMPMGFQEILDSTVEFHPVATDARTGRAVDLHDQIRDQASLQAALRASTAMPLLAGEPVEIDGRTYVDAGLSEAVPVRTALAGQATHIVALRTRRTDETSSAPSRGERLLLSRWFARRAPGAADTWLRRATLRAEEERLLAAHPATLQIRPPIGSANIGRTERRPDPLRAAVETGRQAALNALGCTDDAMTVAPG